In a genomic window of Thiosocius teredinicola:
- the lptD gene encoding LPS-assembly protein LptD — protein MPALAEDANWDCRMAPDGSGWQCSKDGQPVDDTPPPGTPEDSDAVVTPLAEPAQPQAAPVAPTTQQPSMTAPQDAVEPVEDSQPVAPAQPAVDEPVLPEPEPEPEPEPEPEPEPEPEPEPTTLSQPAAATPRQPAATRAFDTGEMPDLLATPPAPAEPTPVAAPAEDALQPAADTPEASSVGLAPAAADALDEGIDWGMCPTSNVQAGPPSLPPPAGSDFSQPIDVTADGAVAELTPEKAQFSGNVVLVQGGLRMQADRVIVDRASGNVDADGNIVITRPDVRVAGQSASYQLATGEGRIDQARYRVPAIHARGDADQAEFLADGKSRYKNITYSTCRPGSDDWVLKASELELDREEGFGTARHATLRFQGAPILYAPVFTFPIDDRRRSGVLIPTIGQSSNTGFDLTVPYYLNLAENYDLTLTPRLMTKRGLMLGGEFRFLTESTQGTLAADYLPSDSEYDGENNDRGSVALRTHTSFTDRLKGNIDFNYVSDDDYFQDLGGSLAVTSTAHVQRTAAIRYLGDTWDFLGRVQKYQTIDEDILDEDKPYSRLPQLLFDLEHPDGLAGTTYHLDAEYVNFDRSNSVRGHRIDLFPAISLPLRETWGYVEPKVGARYVAYDLTDQVAGFDDTPSHVTGMLSVDSGLYFDRSTSYFGNAVTQTLEPRMYYLYVPHTDQDDQPIFDTSYLDFRFDNLFRDNRFNGPDRFGDANQVTLALTSRFLSEETGAELLRASIGQILYFEDREVNLLPDSDIDDSTSALVGEVAARLGGGWQTRAGLQWDPQDGNGGNIDQALAQISYRDSQRRIFNAAYRLRDEITEQTDLAFIWPISDQVNLIGRHNYSLQESRLLEALVGVEYGQCCWRIRGLVRQYTDSSGDDHNLAFMLQLELSGLGRLGNDIDSTLEDGIYGYRTDDDDYDEGL, from the coding sequence ATGCCCGCCTTGGCGGAAGATGCCAACTGGGATTGCCGCATGGCGCCCGACGGCAGTGGCTGGCAGTGCAGTAAGGACGGACAGCCGGTTGACGATACGCCGCCGCCCGGCACCCCGGAAGACAGCGACGCGGTGGTCACGCCGCTGGCAGAGCCGGCGCAGCCGCAGGCCGCACCGGTCGCACCGACGACGCAGCAACCTTCGATGACTGCGCCGCAAGACGCAGTCGAACCGGTAGAAGATAGTCAGCCGGTAGCACCTGCCCAGCCCGCAGTCGACGAACCCGTCTTGCCAGAGCCAGAGCCAGAGCCAGAGCCAGAGCCAGAGCCAGAGCCAGAGCCAGAGCCAGAGCCAGAGCCAACAACATTATCGCAGCCGGCCGCTGCCACACCGCGTCAACCGGCGGCTACGCGTGCTTTCGATACCGGAGAGATGCCGGATCTGCTGGCCACACCGCCGGCGCCTGCGGAGCCGACACCAGTAGCGGCACCCGCCGAAGACGCGCTGCAGCCGGCGGCGGATACTCCCGAGGCTTCATCTGTCGGTCTGGCTCCCGCAGCTGCAGACGCCCTCGACGAAGGCATCGACTGGGGCATGTGCCCGACCAGCAATGTGCAGGCCGGCCCGCCCTCGTTACCGCCCCCCGCCGGTTCAGACTTCTCACAGCCGATCGACGTGACCGCCGATGGTGCGGTCGCCGAGCTAACACCGGAAAAGGCACAATTCAGCGGCAATGTCGTGCTCGTTCAGGGCGGGCTGCGCATGCAGGCGGACCGCGTGATCGTCGATCGCGCCAGCGGCAATGTCGATGCCGACGGCAACATCGTGATCACTCGACCGGACGTGCGCGTAGCCGGCCAATCGGCGAGCTACCAACTGGCCACCGGCGAAGGGCGTATCGATCAGGCGCGTTACCGTGTGCCCGCCATCCACGCGCGCGGCGATGCCGATCAGGCCGAATTCCTGGCCGACGGCAAAAGCCGCTACAAGAACATCACCTACAGCACCTGCCGACCCGGCAGCGACGACTGGGTGCTGAAAGCCAGCGAGCTTGAACTGGACCGCGAGGAAGGCTTCGGTACAGCCCGCCACGCGACGCTGCGTTTTCAGGGCGCACCGATCCTTTACGCACCGGTGTTCACCTTCCCGATCGACGACCGCCGCCGCTCCGGCGTGTTGATTCCGACGATAGGCCAGAGCAGCAACACCGGTTTCGACCTGACGGTGCCCTACTACCTCAACCTCGCCGAGAACTACGACCTGACGCTGACCCCGCGCCTGATGACCAAGCGCGGACTGATGCTCGGCGGAGAGTTCCGATTCCTGACCGAAAGTACGCAGGGCACGCTGGCCGCCGACTACCTGCCGAGCGATAGCGAGTACGACGGGGAAAACAATGATCGCGGAAGCGTCGCGCTGCGCACGCATACCAGCTTCACAGATCGCCTAAAGGGCAACATCGACTTCAACTATGTGTCGGACGATGACTATTTTCAGGATCTCGGCGGCAGCTTGGCGGTGACGAGTACCGCACACGTCCAACGGACTGCAGCCATCAGATACCTGGGCGACACCTGGGATTTCCTTGGTCGCGTGCAGAAGTACCAGACTATCGACGAAGACATTCTCGACGAGGACAAGCCCTACAGTCGCCTGCCGCAGTTGTTGTTCGATCTCGAACATCCCGACGGCCTGGCCGGCACCACGTACCACCTCGACGCCGAGTACGTGAACTTCGACCGCAGCAACTCGGTGCGTGGCCACCGGATCGACCTGTTCCCAGCGATCAGCCTGCCGCTGCGCGAAACCTGGGGCTACGTTGAACCCAAGGTGGGCGCACGCTACGTTGCCTACGACCTCACCGATCAGGTCGCCGGATTCGATGACACCCCTTCGCACGTCACCGGCATGCTCAGCGTCGACAGCGGCCTGTACTTCGACCGCAGCACCTCGTACTTCGGCAATGCCGTGACGCAGACGCTCGAACCGCGGATGTATTACCTGTACGTGCCGCACACGGATCAGGACGATCAACCGATCTTCGACACCAGTTACCTCGACTTTCGCTTCGACAACCTGTTTCGCGACAACCGCTTCAATGGTCCGGATCGTTTCGGCGATGCCAACCAGGTCACGCTGGCGCTGACCAGCCGCTTCCTGTCGGAAGAAACCGGGGCGGAACTCCTGCGAGCCAGCATCGGTCAGATCCTGTACTTCGAGGACCGCGAGGTAAATCTGCTTCCGGACAGCGATATCGACGACAGCACCTCGGCGCTGGTCGGCGAAGTGGCGGCCCGGTTGGGTGGCGGATGGCAGACACGCGCCGGCCTGCAATGGGACCCACAAGACGGCAACGGCGGCAACATCGACCAGGCACTGGCGCAGATCAGCTACCGCGACAGCCAGCGACGCATCTTCAACGCCGCCTACCGGCTGCGTGACGAGATCACCGAGCAGACCGATCTGGCGTTCATCTGGCCGATCAGCGATCAGGTCAACCTGATTGGCCGGCATAACTACTCGTTGCAAGAGAGCCGCCTGCTCGAAGCGCTGGTCGGGGTCGAGTATGGCCAGTGCTGCTGGCGCATCCGGGGACTGGTGAGACAATACACCGACAGCTCGGGCGACGATCACAACCTGGCGTTCATGCTGCAGCTCGAACTCAGCGGTCTGGGCAGGCTGGGCAACGACATTGATTCAACTTTGGAAGACGGTATCTACGGCTACCGAACGGATGACGACGATTATGACGAAGGCCTTTAA
- a CDS encoding HPr-rel-A system PqqD family peptide chaperone encodes MTLSGFPAAGLAEAVWWRESDQPLVWSDSDQFVAVFDPVSGETHLLNELPAMLLQQVDAQPRTAAELLATILGEEAGEIAPQQTDQIIATLKFLAEAELIEIGRAEMA; translated from the coding sequence ATGACGCTCAGCGGGTTTCCCGCTGCCGGGCTCGCTGAGGCGGTTTGGTGGCGGGAAAGTGACCAGCCGTTGGTCTGGTCAGACTCCGATCAGTTTGTCGCTGTCTTCGACCCGGTTTCGGGCGAAACCCACCTTCTCAACGAACTACCCGCCATGCTGCTTCAGCAGGTCGATGCGCAGCCGCGTACGGCAGCCGAACTGCTGGCGACAATCCTCGGCGAAGAGGCCGGTGAGATTGCGCCGCAGCAAACTGACCAGATCATTGCCACGCTGAAATTCCTGGCCGAGGCCGAGTTGATCGAAATCGGTCGCGCAGAAATGGCATAA
- a CDS encoding HprK-related kinase A, producing MTASFSSGNGPITLDAGPFRVGLHATDPVFIDTVSAFYGPVIQSGAEQIYDYEVVIRQPQSLRRWLRPQAVFEIDGMRPFEPQPLDHAFPMYEWGLNWCVATSAHRYLMLHAGTIAFGDEALILPGNPGSGKSTLSAALSLRGGRLLSDEFGLLQPEIMRLLPMPRAIPLKNASIEAILDFDADAPLGPTYPKTRKGRVRHLQPDKTSLAMQAQTASPRWLVFPTYTQGAAENLVPLDKAEAFRNLAFNSFNYKLLGETAFRAVCALIDQVDCYRFTYSNLHRAVPVLKGLVGAAD from the coding sequence GTGACTGCAAGTTTTTCCTCAGGCAACGGCCCCATAACGCTCGATGCAGGTCCCTTTCGGGTGGGGCTGCACGCCACTGATCCGGTGTTTATCGACACAGTCAGCGCGTTTTATGGTCCGGTGATTCAGTCGGGCGCGGAGCAGATCTACGACTATGAGGTCGTGATCCGGCAGCCGCAATCGCTGCGTCGTTGGTTGCGCCCACAGGCGGTCTTCGAGATCGACGGTATGCGCCCCTTCGAGCCGCAGCCGCTCGATCATGCATTTCCGATGTACGAATGGGGCCTCAACTGGTGTGTCGCCACCAGCGCCCACCGGTACCTGATGCTGCACGCGGGAACGATCGCTTTTGGTGACGAGGCGTTGATCCTTCCCGGCAATCCGGGGTCTGGAAAGAGTACGTTGTCTGCTGCGCTCTCGTTGCGCGGCGGGCGGCTGTTGTCAGACGAATTCGGGTTGCTGCAGCCCGAAATCATGCGCTTGCTCCCGATGCCGCGCGCAATACCGCTGAAGAACGCGTCGATCGAGGCGATACTCGATTTCGACGCCGATGCGCCGTTGGGGCCTACTTACCCTAAAACGCGCAAGGGCCGTGTTCGACATCTCCAACCGGACAAGACGAGCCTGGCGATGCAGGCGCAAACGGCGTCACCTCGCTGGCTGGTGTTTCCCACCTACACACAAGGCGCGGCTGAGAACCTGGTGCCGCTCGACAAGGCCGAGGCGTTTCGCAACCTCGCGTTCAACAGCTTCAATTACAAGCTGTTGGGTGAGACCGCGTTCCGCGCCGTCTGCGCGTTGATTGATCAGGTCGATTGCTATCGCTTCACCTACAGCAATCTGCACCGCGCAGTGCCTGTTCTGAAAGGTTTGGTAGGGGCGGCGGATTAA
- the pdxA gene encoding 4-hydroxythreonine-4-phosphate dehydrogenase PdxA: MSGNLLAITAGEPAGIGPDLCVQIAQQAWPAPLVVIGDPDLLLERAKLLDLPLRLTPIGDEAVPGPTMPGQLYIDEVRTKSPAQCGRLDPQNAEYVLETLRRAADGCLCGRYAAMVTAPVHKGVINDAGVPFSGHTEFLAERTGGHPVMMLACPGLRVALATTHLPLRAVADAITAETLEQVLEILDRDLRRRFGVDQPRILVCGLNPHAGEGGHLGREELDVIIPVLEQMRANGLNLVGPLPADTLFTESKLETADAVLAMYHDQGLPVLKHKGFGRAVNITLGLPIIRTSVDHGTALELAGSGRCDSGSLAAAINSAIEMLQRSPTALESLP, from the coding sequence ATGTCCGGCAATCTACTGGCGATCACTGCCGGCGAACCGGCCGGCATTGGTCCCGATCTATGCGTGCAGATCGCCCAGCAGGCGTGGCCCGCACCGCTGGTGGTCATCGGTGATCCCGATCTGCTGCTCGAACGGGCCAAGCTGCTCGATCTGCCACTGCGCCTCACCCCGATCGGTGACGAAGCCGTACCCGGGCCGACCATGCCGGGGCAGCTGTACATTGACGAGGTGCGCACCAAATCGCCGGCGCAATGCGGCCGGTTGGATCCACAGAACGCCGAATACGTGCTGGAGACCCTGCGTCGTGCAGCAGACGGATGCCTTTGCGGCCGCTATGCCGCCATGGTCACGGCGCCCGTCCACAAGGGCGTTATCAACGACGCCGGCGTCCCGTTCAGTGGGCACACCGAATTTCTCGCCGAGCGCACCGGCGGCCACCCGGTCATGATGTTGGCCTGTCCCGGTCTGCGAGTTGCGCTGGCCACCACCCACCTGCCGCTGCGCGCTGTGGCCGATGCGATCACTGCCGAAACGCTCGAACAAGTGCTGGAGATACTCGACCGCGACCTACGTCGGCGTTTCGGTGTCGACCAGCCGCGCATCCTTGTGTGCGGCCTAAACCCGCATGCCGGCGAAGGTGGTCATCTGGGGCGGGAAGAACTGGACGTCATCATCCCGGTTCTCGAGCAGATGCGTGCCAACGGCCTGAATCTGGTCGGGCCATTGCCCGCAGACACACTGTTTACCGAATCAAAGCTTGAAACCGCCGACGCGGTATTGGCCATGTACCACGACCAGGGATTGCCGGTACTCAAGCACAAGGGTTTCGGCCGCGCCGTCAACATCACGCTTGGGCTGCCTATCATCCGCACGTCGGTGGATCACGGTACCGCACTGGAGCTTGCCGGCAGCGGACGCTGCGACAGTGGCAGCCTGGCCGCGGCGATCAATTCCGCGATCGAGATGCTGCAGCGCTCGCCTACGGCGTTAGAATCTTTGCCTTGA
- a CDS encoding HAD family hydrolase, translating to MFDQVRAICFDLDDTLWPCAPVIRAAEQRCYDWLAGNAPALTERYAIEELRAHRLALGQSRADIAHDLTEVRRQSLLELLVEQGYPAQLADQASDVFRAARNLVTPFDEVIEALARLRGRYVLVSVTNGNSQIQHTPLHASFDLSLTAADVGAAKPHPAMFEAASEHTGLPLHAFVHVGDDPLRDVQAARDVGMPTVWVNRDNLRWPEDVTPADVEISHLDELTALMLD from the coding sequence ATGTTCGATCAGGTCCGCGCCATCTGCTTCGATCTGGACGACACCTTATGGCCTTGCGCGCCTGTCATTCGTGCCGCAGAGCAACGTTGCTACGATTGGCTGGCGGGTAATGCGCCGGCGCTGACCGAGCGGTACGCGATCGAGGAACTGCGCGCTCACCGCCTAGCGCTGGGCCAATCACGCGCCGATATCGCGCACGACCTGACCGAGGTTCGTCGCCAATCGCTGCTCGAATTGTTGGTCGAGCAGGGATATCCGGCGCAACTGGCGGATCAGGCGAGCGACGTGTTTCGCGCGGCACGCAATCTTGTCACACCGTTCGATGAAGTGATCGAAGCGCTGGCCAGGCTGAGGGGGCGATACGTCCTTGTGTCGGTCACCAACGGTAACTCGCAGATCCAACACACGCCGTTGCACGCGAGCTTCGATCTTTCGCTGACCGCGGCCGATGTCGGTGCCGCGAAACCGCACCCGGCGATGTTCGAGGCGGCCAGCGAGCACACGGGCTTGCCGCTGCATGCCTTTGTGCATGTCGGCGACGATCCGCTGCGCGATGTACAGGCAGCGCGTGACGTCGGCATGCCGACGGTGTGGGTGAATCGCGATAATCTCCGATGGCCGGAAGATGTGACGCCGGCAGATGTCGAGATCTCGCATCTCGATGAGCTGACGGCTTTGATGCTGGATTGA
- a CDS encoding aminoglycoside phosphotransferase family protein, producing the protein MPERLQLLEQWLRQSCCLTYESIAPASSDASFRRYFRVTKTDGSTWIAMDAPPDKEDCAPFVKVAAIMQSAGVHVPRVLEQDLNQGFLLLEDLGSTAYLDVLTANSVEKLYADALQALLQLQAKASSDGLPVYDETLLRREMALFPDWLLATHLELELDSREQKMLTSAFDVLAESALEQPRVFVHRDYHSRNLMVVDRHNPGVIDFQDAVAGAPTYDLVSLLRDCYVRWPGEQVDRWASEFAQDLRSEGLIDVGDDTFLAWFDLMGVQRHLKASGIFARLNHRDGKPGYLADIPRTLQYIVDVGARRPSMRALADFVEMRVLSRMS; encoded by the coding sequence ATGCCCGAGCGTTTGCAACTGCTGGAACAGTGGCTGCGGCAATCCTGCTGCCTTACCTACGAATCGATCGCACCTGCCTCATCGGATGCGAGTTTCCGCCGTTACTTCCGTGTGACCAAAACCGACGGTTCGACCTGGATCGCGATGGACGCCCCGCCGGACAAGGAGGACTGCGCGCCTTTCGTCAAAGTCGCAGCGATCATGCAATCGGCCGGCGTGCATGTGCCGCGCGTGCTCGAGCAGGACCTGAATCAAGGCTTCCTGCTGCTCGAGGATCTCGGTTCGACGGCCTATCTGGATGTCTTGACGGCAAACAGCGTCGAAAAGCTTTACGCCGATGCGCTGCAGGCGCTTCTGCAGTTGCAAGCAAAGGCTTCGAGCGACGGGCTGCCGGTCTATGATGAAACGCTGTTGCGCCGTGAGATGGCGTTATTCCCGGACTGGTTGTTGGCGACACACCTCGAACTGGAACTGGATTCGCGTGAGCAGAAGATGCTCACTTCGGCATTCGATGTGCTGGCCGAAAGTGCGCTGGAGCAACCCCGGGTATTCGTCCATCGTGATTACCACTCGCGCAACCTGATGGTCGTGGACCGGCATAATCCGGGTGTGATCGATTTTCAGGATGCAGTTGCCGGCGCGCCGACCTACGATCTCGTCTCCCTGCTGCGTGACTGTTACGTGCGGTGGCCGGGCGAGCAGGTTGATCGGTGGGCCTCAGAGTTCGCCCAGGACCTGCGCTCCGAGGGCCTGATCGATGTAGGCGACGATACGTTCTTGGCGTGGTTCGACCTGATGGGTGTGCAGCGCCACCTGAAGGCTTCGGGCATTTTCGCGCGGCTCAATCACCGTGACGGAAAGCCCGGCTACCTCGCCGATATCCCACGCACCCTGCAATACATCGTTGACGTGGGCGCCCGCAGGCCGTCCATGCGGGCGTTGGCTGATTTCGTCGAAATGCGGGTGCTGTCTCGCATGTCGTAA
- a CDS encoding TAXI family TRAP transporter solute-binding subunit: MATGEPAGAYHQFAKRYAEYLDREGITLELRPTAGTVENIDLLKRGEVLVAFVQGGVGERVTSPQLLSLGSVYYEPLWLFHRRELVVDRLGDLRNSKVAVGAVGSGTRSLATRLLQDNGVSDESLWLGYSGEKAALALMEGRVDAAFFVISAESPLIEKLLYHPDVAVADFKRADAYRRRYAYLSSLVLPEGVVDLADNIPEQRVRLLAATANLVVHPELHPAVSDLLLQAASDIHQSGGWFEGQDTFPMPKLLAYPLGKEADRYYEHGPPFLQRYLPFWAASLIDRLKVMLLPLLVLLFPLIKVMPPIYTWRMRARVYRWYDELEQAEAALDSDRSDVDWVMRELDRIEHEVKHIKVPLSFTDQLYHLRQHIELVRRQVGEQHAVSRPQAPSV, encoded by the coding sequence ATGGCCACGGGCGAGCCTGCCGGGGCCTACCACCAATTTGCCAAACGCTATGCCGAGTACCTCGACCGTGAAGGTATAACCCTCGAGCTGCGCCCGACTGCGGGTACGGTCGAGAACATCGACTTGCTCAAACGCGGTGAGGTTTTGGTGGCCTTCGTGCAGGGCGGGGTAGGCGAACGCGTGACGTCGCCGCAACTGCTGTCGCTCGGCAGCGTGTACTACGAGCCTCTGTGGTTGTTTCATCGGCGCGAGCTCGTTGTCGACAGGCTGGGCGATCTGCGCAATTCAAAGGTCGCCGTGGGTGCTGTTGGGTCGGGTACGCGCAGCCTTGCCACGCGACTTTTGCAGGACAACGGCGTCAGCGATGAATCGCTTTGGTTGGGCTACAGCGGCGAAAAGGCCGCACTCGCGTTGATGGAGGGGCGGGTGGATGCGGCGTTTTTCGTGATCTCGGCGGAAAGCCCGCTGATCGAAAAGCTGCTGTACCACCCCGATGTCGCGGTTGCGGATTTCAAACGTGCCGACGCCTACCGGCGGCGGTATGCCTACCTCAGCAGCCTCGTGTTGCCCGAAGGTGTTGTCGATCTGGCTGACAACATTCCTGAGCAGCGTGTACGTCTGCTCGCAGCGACCGCCAATCTCGTGGTTCACCCGGAGCTGCATCCGGCAGTCAGCGACCTGCTGCTGCAGGCGGCCAGCGACATCCATCAGAGCGGTGGCTGGTTCGAAGGGCAGGACACCTTCCCGATGCCGAAATTGCTGGCATACCCGCTCGGCAAGGAGGCGGATCGATACTACGAGCATGGCCCGCCTTTCCTGCAGCGTTATCTGCCGTTCTGGGCCGCCTCGTTGATCGACCGGCTCAAGGTGATGTTGCTGCCGCTACTGGTGCTGCTGTTTCCGCTGATCAAGGTCATGCCGCCAATCTACACCTGGCGGATGCGGGCGCGCGTCTATCGATGGTATGACGAGTTGGAACAGGCGGAAGCCGCCCTCGATTCGGACAGGAGTGATGTCGATTGGGTCATGCGCGAGCTTGATCGGATCGAGCACGAGGTCAAACACATCAAGGTGCCGCTGTCGTTCACCGACCAGCTATACCACCTGCGGCAACACATCGAGCTGGTGCGCCGGCAGGTGGGTGAACAACACGCGGTGAGCCGACCACAGGCCCCCTCCGTCTGA
- a CDS encoding peptidylprolyl isomerase, whose translation MTKAFKALLAAAGLSLLLAQTTPAAEQPLLIDRILAVVGDDVVMLSELRIEATKMKQRLEAKNVSPMPSNSAIQKKAFDTLVMNKLQLAEANRLGIEADEETITRAINAIASNNQLTVPELQQALESEGINFNAFRDSMRDEIIVRSLRNREVTNRIQVTKSEIDSYLERSGGADGRTAVHLYYILVETPDGASPQQREEARKVALAAVERIKGGEDFRKVAQDISSGQNALQGGDLGWIEVNSIPPLFQPYVAKMQKGDIEGPVAAGRGFHILQLQDVRTGGAKIVPQTHARHILIRTNEVTSDEEAQRRLSQLRNRILNGDDFDALARSHSDDKASAIKGGDLGWSTPGNLVPAFEEQMDLLASNEVSQPFKTEFGWHIVQVLGRRQYDATDETRRDQARKAVRDEKAKEALENYLRRLRDEAYIELRLDDLNG comes from the coding sequence ATGACGAAGGCCTTTAAAGCCTTATTGGCCGCAGCCGGCTTGAGCCTGCTGTTGGCGCAAACGACGCCGGCTGCCGAACAGCCCCTATTGATCGACCGCATTCTCGCCGTGGTCGGCGACGACGTGGTGATGCTCAGCGAGTTGCGCATCGAAGCGACCAAGATGAAACAGCGGCTCGAAGCCAAAAACGTTTCGCCGATGCCATCCAATTCGGCAATCCAGAAGAAGGCCTTCGACACCCTGGTGATGAACAAGCTGCAACTGGCCGAAGCGAACCGCCTCGGTATCGAGGCCGACGAAGAGACCATCACGCGCGCCATCAACGCAATCGCCTCCAACAACCAACTGACGGTCCCCGAACTGCAGCAGGCATTGGAGTCGGAAGGCATCAACTTCAATGCGTTCCGCGACTCGATGCGTGACGAAATCATCGTGCGCAGCCTGCGTAATCGCGAGGTCACCAACCGTATCCAGGTCACCAAGTCGGAAATCGACAGCTACCTTGAACGCAGTGGCGGTGCCGATGGCCGCACCGCGGTACACCTCTACTACATCCTGGTCGAAACACCCGATGGCGCCTCGCCGCAGCAACGCGAGGAGGCGCGCAAGGTCGCCCTGGCAGCTGTCGAACGCATCAAGGGCGGCGAAGACTTCCGCAAGGTGGCACAAGATATTTCGAGCGGACAGAACGCCTTGCAGGGCGGCGACCTCGGTTGGATCGAGGTCAACAGCATCCCGCCGCTGTTCCAACCGTACGTCGCGAAGATGCAGAAAGGCGATATTGAAGGGCCGGTCGCAGCTGGTCGTGGCTTCCATATCCTGCAATTGCAGGATGTGCGCACCGGCGGCGCCAAGATCGTACCGCAGACACATGCTCGGCATATCCTGATTCGCACCAACGAGGTGACATCAGACGAAGAGGCGCAACGCCGGCTATCGCAACTGCGCAACCGTATTCTGAACGGTGATGATTTCGACGCCTTGGCGCGTTCGCATTCCGATGACAAGGCCTCGGCGATCAAAGGCGGCGACCTGGGCTGGTCGACACCCGGCAACCTGGTACCCGCCTTCGAAGAGCAGATGGACCTGCTGGCAAGCAACGAAGTCAGCCAACCCTTCAAAACGGAATTCGGCTGGCACATCGTGCAGGTACTGGGCCGCCGCCAGTACGACGCCACCGACGAAACCCGCCGCGATCAGGCACGCAAAGCGGTGCGCGACGAAAAAGCCAAGGAAGCACTGGAAAACTATCTGCGTCGGCTGCGCGACGAGGCCTATATCGAGCTTCGGCTCGACGACCTGAACGGCTGA
- a CDS encoding nucleotidyltransferase domain-containing protein produces MGSVVSGNLLLAMLREPACVTQWTAGQWNLFLPQVRQARLMGRCYFLLEKTGLLDAVPPRIVDQLRGALVQTRYVQNQARRELEQVRRTLVSIDCPLIAMKGVAYLAAELPSAAWRNLSDVDLLVPRERIEDVEALLKRSGWQLNGDFDTYDQHYYHDWMHEVPPLIHRLRETEVDIHHNLAPPVSTIKIDAHKLWESAVEISPGLSVLAPTDMLLHNAVHLFMNDELRGGLRDVVDFVDLLSHFSVAQPDFEAALLARAAQLGCGLPLFYAVDTAQRLLALETSDDFHAGVQRFAPVAPIRGLMRLLIKQTLAPLRPGLRRTGFASWLLFVRSHWVRMPLPMLLRHLAQKSFKKHDATPTIDATPG; encoded by the coding sequence ATGGGTTCGGTAGTCTCCGGCAATCTCCTGTTGGCCATGCTGCGCGAGCCCGCTTGCGTGACGCAGTGGACAGCCGGGCAATGGAACCTGTTCCTGCCGCAAGTACGCCAGGCGCGGTTGATGGGTCGCTGCTATTTTCTTCTGGAAAAGACCGGGCTGCTGGACGCTGTGCCGCCCCGCATCGTCGATCAGCTGCGCGGCGCCCTGGTGCAGACGCGTTATGTGCAGAACCAGGCACGGCGTGAGCTCGAGCAGGTGCGACGCACCCTTGTTTCCATCGATTGTCCGCTGATCGCAATGAAAGGCGTCGCCTACTTGGCGGCCGAACTGCCGTCCGCCGCCTGGCGAAATCTCTCCGATGTCGACCTGTTGGTGCCACGCGAACGCATCGAGGATGTCGAGGCACTGCTCAAGCGTAGCGGCTGGCAGTTGAACGGCGACTTCGATACCTATGACCAGCACTACTATCACGACTGGATGCACGAAGTACCGCCACTGATCCACCGCCTGCGCGAGACCGAAGTCGACATCCATCACAACCTTGCCCCGCCGGTCAGTACCATCAAGATCGATGCGCACAAGTTGTGGGAATCTGCCGTCGAGATATCGCCAGGTCTGTCAGTCCTGGCGCCGACCGATATGCTGCTGCACAACGCCGTCCATCTGTTCATGAACGATGAGCTGCGTGGCGGGCTGCGCGATGTGGTGGATTTCGTCGATCTGCTCAGTCACTTCAGTGTCGCACAGCCTGATTTCGAGGCGGCGTTGCTGGCGCGCGCCGCGCAACTGGGGTGTGGTTTGCCCTTGTTCTACGCGGTCGATACGGCGCAGCGTCTGCTCGCCTTGGAAACATCCGACGATTTCCATGCCGGCGTGCAGCGCTTTGCACCGGTCGCGCCGATCCGCGGCCTCATGCGCCTGTTGATCAAGCAGACACTGGCGCCGCTGCGCCCCGGGCTTCGACGCACCGGTTTTGCTTCGTGGTTGTTGTTCGTGCGCTCTCACTGGGTACGGATGCCGCTGCCGATGCTGTTGCGCCACCTGGCGCAAAAGTCGTTCAAGAAACACGACGCCACACCCACCATCGATGCGACACCCGGCTGA